In one window of Fictibacillus phosphorivorans DNA:
- a CDS encoding ABC transporter ATP-binding protein codes for MQNIIDVQGLKKEFKSFSSRSGLKGAFRDLFTRNYTIKTAVDDISFTIKKGEMVGYIGENGAGKSTSIKMLTGILTPTDGKIVVNGMNPHKEREKFVKTIGVVFGQRSQLWWDIAVQESFRLLKKIYNVPDQQYEEHMKDVIETLDIGPLLDKPVRKLSLGQRMRCELAAALIHNPPLLFLDEPTIGLDVLVKLKIREFLKRINEKYGTTILLTTHDLSDIEALCERVVMLDEGKIIYDGPLKELRENWAEGKQIQFQFSEEATMEELQHLTQEHLVVWEKGESDLVWVASVEADETVISGVIGKVTAAKKIADLKILEISTEEIIRNIYVEGAVRHG; via the coding sequence ATGCAGAACATTATAGATGTACAAGGTTTAAAAAAAGAATTTAAATCCTTCTCCAGCCGATCAGGTCTGAAGGGGGCGTTTCGTGATCTTTTCACACGAAACTATACGATCAAGACAGCAGTGGATGACATCTCTTTTACGATAAAAAAAGGAGAGATGGTCGGTTATATCGGAGAGAACGGTGCGGGTAAATCGACTTCCATTAAGATGCTGACAGGGATCCTCACACCGACTGACGGAAAAATTGTCGTTAACGGTATGAATCCGCATAAAGAGCGGGAGAAGTTTGTAAAAACAATTGGCGTAGTCTTTGGCCAAAGATCGCAGTTATGGTGGGATATTGCCGTTCAGGAATCGTTCAGACTCCTAAAGAAAATCTACAATGTTCCGGATCAGCAGTACGAAGAGCATATGAAAGATGTAATTGAGACGCTTGATATCGGGCCGTTGCTCGACAAGCCTGTCCGCAAGCTTTCACTTGGACAAAGAATGCGCTGTGAACTGGCTGCAGCCCTTATTCATAATCCGCCTTTATTGTTTCTGGACGAGCCGACGATCGGACTTGATGTGCTCGTGAAACTGAAAATCCGTGAGTTTTTAAAAAGAATCAACGAGAAATACGGGACGACGATTCTTTTAACAACGCATGATCTTTCTGACATTGAAGCCCTTTGTGAAAGAGTGGTTATGCTCGATGAGGGTAAAATCATTTATGATGGACCGCTAAAAGAACTTCGTGAAAACTGGGCAGAAGGAAAGCAGATTCAATTCCAGTTTAGTGAAGAAGCAACGATGGAAGAGTTACAGCATCTTACGCAAGAACATCTCGTGGTTTGGGAAAAAGGCGAGAGTGATCTAGTATGGGTTGCTTCTGTTGAAGCGGACGAGACCGTAATTTCAGGTGTCATCGGTAAAGTGACAGCGGCTAAGAAGATTGCTGACTTGAAGATCCTTGAGATTTCGACAGAAGAGATCATTCGAAATATTTATGTTGAAGGTGCTGTTCGTCATGGGTAA